TTCACCTTTTAACGGAGAATATGGACAGAACTTGCTTTAAACTGGGCATATACAGGGACTCCCGGAGAGATATTCATATCTTCTGCCGATTGCCGGGTTATAAGGGCATTCAGGTGGATCCCGCAATCAATCTTTACCCGTACAAGAGCTCCAAGTATCCAGACTTCCGTGACCCTGCCCTGCAGAGAGTTTCTGATGCTGGATTGTGCGGAAGTTTTACTTAAAGCTATGTTTTCAGGTCTCAGGAAGGCGTATACTGCATCTCCCACTTCTGCCTCACCTGAAGCATCAAAAAATGTCTCTCCGGCTTCTATCTTTAGAAGTCCGCGATCAGCAGAAATAACCCTGCCTTTCAGCACATTCTCAAATCCTACAAAGCTTGCTACCTGACTGTTAACCGGTTTTTCGAAGATTTCTTCCGGAGTCCCAACCTGCACAAGTTTTCCATCCATTATAATTGCAATCCTATCAGCCATTATGCGGGCCTCGGTTTGATCATGCGTTATATGCAATACAGTAAGCCTTTTATTTTTGTGAAGATCTGAAAGTAGTTCTCTTGCACTTTCCTGCGTTCTGGGATCAAGTGCGCTAAGAGGCTCGTCCAGAAGTAGAATTTTAGGGTCGGTAACAAGAGCTCTGGCAAGGGCAACTCTCTGCTGTTCACCTCCTGAAAGCGTAAGAGGATAGCGATCAAGAAGATGAGTGATTTTCAGGTCTCTGGAAACTTCAGAGAGTTTCTCCCTTGACTTTATTTTCTTCATTCGCATTCCAAACTCAATATTCTTTTTCACACTCATGTGAGGAAAGAGAGAATAATCCTGGTAGACAAAGGCAAGTTTATGTTTTTCCGGAGGCTGGTAGGTTACCTCTTCACCGTCAATCAATATTCTTCCGGAATCAGGAGAATGAAAGCCCGCTATCAGTTCCAAAAGAAGAGTTTTTCCTGCACCCGTAGGTCCAAGGATCACAAAGTATTCCCCTGACTCAATTTTAAGACTGAGGCTGTCGAGAGCAAAGTTTTTCCATTTCCGGGAGAGGAATTCAATCTCTATCATATATACTCCAGCTTGCGGAGAGAATTCTTATAATAAGAAATATCGAAAGCGTGACCAGTATGAGCAGTACGGCTATGGGTCTGGATGCCGAAAGCCCGTAAGAAATAAAACGGTCATAGATAAGAGTGGGACCTATCATAGGATAGTAGGCGATAATCACAACCGCTCCGAATTCACTTATAGCTCTGGCCCAGGTCATGACCGAACCTATTAAGAGATGCCTTGCTGAAAGCGGGAGGGTTATAAAGAAAAATACTTTCCATAGGGGGGCACCCAGAGAACGGGCTGCGTTTTCAAGCCTCGGATCCACACTTTTGAAGCCTTCCCTTGCAGAATTTGCCAGGTATGGAAGGGATACGAAAAGCATTGCAACTACAATTCCAGGAAGAGCGTCACGGAACTGAATATAGGGCTCAAGAGGACCGCCAATAAGCCCCCTTGATCCAAAAACCGTAAGAAGAGCGATTCCTGCAACCGTGTGCGGGACTACAACAGGAACATCAATTATACTCTCAACCAGCCTTTTCCCGGGAAAATCGAACCTTGCAAGGATGTAGCCTGCAGGAGCTCCGAGGAACAGAGACAGCAGGGTTGCAAGAAAACCAGCATATAAAGAAAATAATATAGCGGCCATTACCGAGCGGTTTCCTGCAGCTTTCACCAAACCTGGAAAATCTTCCAGAATTTGGCCGAAAATCATGTTTGAAAGGGTCAGAAAAATAAAAAGAAAGAGAACAAGCAGTAAGAGGGAAAAGACGAAAGTCAGAGGCTCAATTCTAAGGGTTTTTCGGGTAATGGCTTTCATTCTTATACTCTGTTACTGCCGTTTTTGCTTTTAAGTAATTCCCTGAATCCTTGCTTTCTGTTACTAACCTTTTACCAGGGGTGTTTGATACAGTTTTCTGCAGGGAAAAATTAATCTTTATTCCACAAGAGCCTGTAATTGCTCAGGCATTGCATCTTTTCCTTCAGAGATGGCAGGAACAATCGGAGGCTGTCCGTTCTCGATGAAAATCTGCCGGCCTGGTTCTTCAAGAAGGAGTTTTACGAACTCAGTGGCAAGTTCCGGGTTCTCAGCATTCTTCGGGATGGTTACACCATATACGATAGGAGAGCCGGTAACCACTTCTCCGTTTACCATTTCGACCTGGACTGTTGAGTAATTGTCAGCATATTCGATTGAACTAAGATCAATCTCAGGAGGGAGTTCCACATAATTAAAGCCATGCTGCACAGCTACACTCCGGTAAATATAGAGATAATCTATTTCCCCGGTCTCAAGGGCAGAAGAAAGTTCGACTTCCATGCTCCTGAGCATGATTTTACTTGTATTAGGAGAAATTTCTTCAGTTGCAGGAGTATGCACCACAAAGGTCCCATTTTCCTCTTCAGTAATAGTTATACCAGTGTTATCCAGGATAAGGTCGTCATAGATCTGATCATCGTTATAATAGGATTCAGCTAACTGAGTTACCATCTGTGACCTGTAGCCTGCAGGGTCATCGTTAGGGTTGGAAAAGCCGAAGCGGACATCGGGGCGCCTGAGGATTTCATACCAGTTATCCTTGTTGATTTCGTTGCTGTACTTACTTTCATTCGTATAGGCAATTATCATCTGGTTCCTTGCAAAAGCAGCATACCAGTCTGCATATTCGGGCATCATCATGGATGGAATCAGAGCATAGTCTGCAGATGCAAGCACGTCAGCATTTTTCCCAAGGTCGGTGATCTTTCTTACACTCTGTGCACTGCCTGCAGCTTCCCGCTGAACATCGACGCCTGGATGCTGTGATTCAAATTCCGCTTCAAGTTCTTCAAAGGGCACACTCAGGCTTCCTGCGTGGAAAATCGTAAGGACCATACCTTCACCTGAGGGGCTATTTTCAGAGTTGTTTTCCATCAATACTGTACTCTCTTCCTCTGCCTGATTGTCAATACAGCCAAGGCCGGCAAATACAACCAGGATTAAAAAAATAGTAATTACCTTGAAAACTTTCATCCTACCTTTCATTTTGAAAACTCCCATTTATTTCTATCTTGAAAATTCACTTTTTGCTTTTTTTAATAGTTATGTGGTCTTTAACATAACAGATATAAATCTTTTTAGTAAAACTTTTGAATTTTCACATTAAATAAACCGAAATAAGCAAGAAAGAAGGAACTGAGATTTAAAAAATCGTTTTCCATGTGGAAAGATCGGATCGGATAAAAAGATCGAATTAGGAATCAAAAATTAAAATAAGGACCTGGATCAAAACAAGAATCCTGAACCAGGTCAGGGAGTTGAAATGAACAAACCCAAGTTAACTTGCACACATTCGTAAAAAGGAGTCCATAAAGCACTTGAGGAATAAATAAATAGTAGAATTGAAGTAAATTTTACTTATCTTTAGATTAATAATATGAAAATATATAAAAGCAAAATTCCTGAAAAGCTATGATTTCAGGAAAATTTCTATGAAATGATAACAATCATATACATTATTTAATTCTTTTAAAGGTGCCCTTATGGATGGTTATAGTGTCTTTTTGGCGTTACTTGCAGTCTACATAGCCGGACTTGTGGCTATTGGCTGGTATTTTAATAAAAAACAGAAATCCGTTACCGATTTCTGGCTTGCGGGACGAAGAATCGGGCCCTCAGCCCTCGGGTTTTCAGCAGCAGCTTCCTGGCTTACGGCC
The genomic region above belongs to Methanosarcina horonobensis HB-1 = JCM 15518 and contains:
- a CDS encoding ATP-binding cassette domain-containing protein; translated protein: MIEIEFLSRKWKNFALDSLSLKIESGEYFVILGPTGAGKTLLLELIAGFHSPDSGRILIDGEEVTYQPPEKHKLAFVYQDYSLFPHMSVKKNIEFGMRMKKIKSREKLSEVSRDLKITHLLDRYPLTLSGGEQQRVALARALVTDPKILLLDEPLSALDPRTQESARELLSDLHKNKRLTVLHITHDQTEARIMADRIAIIMDGKLVQVGTPEEIFEKPVNSQVASFVGFENVLKGRVISADRGLLKIEAGETFFDASGEAEVGDAVYAFLRPENIALSKTSAQSSIRNSLQGRVTEVWILGALVRVKIDCGIHLNALITRQSAEDMNISPGVPVYAQFKASSVHILR
- a CDS encoding ABC transporter permease gives rise to the protein MKAITRKTLRIEPLTFVFSLLLLVLFLFIFLTLSNMIFGQILEDFPGLVKAAGNRSVMAAILFSLYAGFLATLLSLFLGAPAGYILARFDFPGKRLVESIIDVPVVVPHTVAGIALLTVFGSRGLIGGPLEPYIQFRDALPGIVVAMLFVSLPYLANSAREGFKSVDPRLENAARSLGAPLWKVFFFITLPLSARHLLIGSVMTWARAISEFGAVVIIAYYPMIGPTLIYDRFISYGLSASRPIAVLLILVTLSIFLIIRILSASWSIYDRD
- the wtpA gene encoding tungstate ABC transporter substrate-binding protein WtpA, with the translated sequence MKGRMKVFKVITIFLILVVFAGLGCIDNQAEEESTVLMENNSENSPSGEGMVLTIFHAGSLSVPFEELEAEFESQHPGVDVQREAAGSAQSVRKITDLGKNADVLASADYALIPSMMMPEYADWYAAFARNQMIIAYTNESKYSNEINKDNWYEILRRPDVRFGFSNPNDDPAGYRSQMVTQLAESYYNDDQIYDDLILDNTGITITEEENGTFVVHTPATEEISPNTSKIMLRSMEVELSSALETGEIDYLYIYRSVAVQHGFNYVELPPEIDLSSIEYADNYSTVQVEMVNGEVVTGSPIVYGVTIPKNAENPELATEFVKLLLEEPGRQIFIENGQPPIVPAISEGKDAMPEQLQALVE